One genomic segment of Theobroma cacao cultivar B97-61/B2 chromosome 6, Criollo_cocoa_genome_V2, whole genome shotgun sequence includes these proteins:
- the LOC108662492 gene encoding zinc finger BED domain-containing protein RICESLEEPER 1-like, with translation MASESDNPALAPTPSDAAMQPTPIGMSSSSPTPTTQQTIISTNDSDAVNPKKRKALSPRSEVWKHFTRFVNNQVASELAFSTGGRVLDAYRSSLMPKIVQALICAQDWLRGPSYYLHDIVNDLAKLEKVDEELSKITVDNVLDNL, from the exons ATGGCAAGTGAAAGCGATAATCCAGCTTTAGCTCCTACTCCTAGTGATGCTGCTATGCAGCCTACTCCTATTGGCATGTCGTCATCATCACCAACACCAACTACACAACAAACTATAATCTCCACTAATGATAGTGACGCTGTCAATCCTAAGAAACGGAAAGCACTTTCACCGAGGTCTGAAGTTTGGAAACACTTCACCAGATTCGTTAATAATCAAG TTGCTTCGGAATTAGCTTTTAGCACCGGTGGTCGTGTGCTTGATGCATATAGGAGTTCTTTAATGCCTAAGATAGTGCAAGCTCTTATTTGTGCTCAAGATTGGCTACGTGGACCTTCCTATTATCTTCATGACATTGTGAATGATTTGGCAAAGCTTGAGAAAGTTGATGAAG AGTTGTCAAAGATCACAGTGGACAATGTACTTGATAATCTTTAA
- the LOC18595862 gene encoding DNA-repair protein XRCC1 encodes MSDSKTSRSGGVGKTQTRNLPSWMSSRENESKSNKSNDGNGHGEGSNNTNFSKLMEGVVFVLSGFVNPERSTLRSQALAMGAEYQPDWNSNCTLLVCAFQNTPKFRQVEADCGTIVSKEWILECYAQKKLVDIDPYLMHAGKPWRRSNISHETSEEQQGSSSTKSYKQVEKSQSKRTSSPYKNKASHPAKESFPPPEVKKWVIDDFIGTISWLESQEEKPEPHEIKQIAGAGILTCLQDAIDCLEQKQDVRQITEQWSFVPRVVKELAMFEGSEHGSLTKEDLLRKAKVCKQIYEDELTRLDGDSSSKNKKPKTDGGEEGKKGGTKASSRDATGYDSDETIEMTEEEIDLAYKNFASETL; translated from the exons atgtctGATTCAAAGACAAGCCGAAGTGGTGGTGTTGGAAAGACCCAGACGCGAAATCTTCCATCATGGATGAGTTCAAGAGAGAATGAGAGTAAATCAAATAAGTCAAATGATGGTAATGGGCATGGTGAAGGTTCTAACAACACAAACTTTTCCAAACTTATG GAAGGGGTGGTCTTTGTTTTGTCAGGATTTGTTAATCCAGAGCGCAGTACATTGCGGTCGCAGGCTTTGGCAATGGGAGCAGAATACCAGCCTGACTGGAATTCAAATTGCACTCTCTTGGTATGTGCATTTCAAAATACTCCAAAGTTCCGACAAGTTGAAGCAGATTGTGGAACAATTGTATCGAAG GAATGGATATTAGAATGTTATGCGCAGAAAAAGCTTGTAGATATTGATCCTTACCTCATGCATGCTGGGAAACCTTGGCGTAGAAGCAATATTTCCCATGAGACTAGTGAAG AACAACAAGGATCCTCATCCACAAAATCTTACAAGCAAGTTGAAAAATCACAATCAAAGAGAACTTCCAGTCCCTACAAG AATAAAGCTTCTCATCCTGCTAAAGAAAGCTTTCCTCCTCCTGAAGTGAAGAAGTGGGTTATTGATGATTTCATTGGAACGATTTCATGGCTAGAGAGTCAAGAGGAAAAG CCAGAACCACATGAGATAAAGCAAATAGCTGGTGCAGGGATCTTAACTTGTTTGCAAGATGCCATAGATTGTCTTGAACAAAAGCAG GATGTGCGACAAATCACTGAGCAGTGGAGCTTTGTACCTCGTGTGGTCAAGGAGCTTGCCATGTTTGAGGGCAGTGAGCATGGTTCACTCACCAAGGAAGATCTTTTGAGGAAAGCCAAGGTCTGCAAACAAATATATGAGGATGAACTAACCAGGCTAGATGGTGATTCTTCATCAAAAAATAAGAAGCCAAAGACTGATGGAGGTGAAGAGGGTAAAAAGGGGGGAACCAAAGCTAGCTCCAGGGACGCAACAGGATATGACAGCGATGAAACAATTGAGATGACCGAGGAGGAGATAGACCTTGCTTACAAGAATTTTGCTTCTGAAACTTTGTAA